ATATCTTCGGCTCTTTCAAGATAGCACGCGCCATGCCAATTCTTGCTTTTTGTCCATCGGATATTGCTGTTCCCTTCGAACCAACCAAAGCATTTTCATACCCACCAAGTTTTTCAACTTCTTCATCCAGATAAACCTCTTTTATCACTTTGTCTATATCATTTTTGCTCGCTTTGCCACTTAAAGTAAGATTTTCAAATATTGTTCCTTGGAAAATATACTCATTTCTGTTGACGTAAGCTATCATGTTTCTCAATTCTTCTCCGGAGATGTCTCGTATGGAGTTGTCTCCGATTTTTATATCACCTTTTTGCGGAAGATAAAATTTTGAAATCAACTTCAATATGGTGGATTTTCCTTCTCCAGTTTTCCCAATTATCGCTGCGAATTCTCCTTCTTTAACCTTTAAAGATAGATCGGATAAAACTTGGTTTTTCCCGTCATAAGAAAAAGCAACATTTTCGAATGATATGTCGTATCCAGTTGGCTTTAATCCATCCAGCCTTTCTTCTTGTTGTTCAAGAAGCTCTTTGACGTTTTTTAAAATCATCTTTGGCATTTGAATGCTTGTTCTCGCGAGTGCAACCTTTTGGACAGGCTCGTACAAAAACGTCAGAAATGTGGTTATCGCAACTACAGAACCTATGCTTGTCTTTCCGATTATCACTATGTAAGTTCCAACTCCCAAAAGAAGTATGGGACCTATTGCCACTAACCCTGTGAGCATTGAGCCCGCAAAAGCACCGTATTTATTTATGTTGAGGTTGATTCGTAGCATGGCGTTTAATTTTTCCAAAAATCTATTCGTTACCTTTTTATAAAGATCATCCACTTTAACCGTTTCAATGGCAGAAAGCCCTTCTTCTACTTCTTTCATAACATCCTGATTCGCTTTGGACATTTTTCTGCTTTCCGTTGACATCTTTTTGTTTATACCGTTAGTTGTCAAAAAAAGAGCTGGCAAAATTGCAAGTGAAAGTAAAGAAAGAATCCAATCTATTCTGAACATTAAAATAAGTGATGCGACTATTAGAAATACACTGTTGTACAACTCCAAATAATAATTTCTGAAAAAACCTACGCTTCTCGAAGCATCGTTCAATATTCTTGACATTATCGAGCCGGTGTTGTTCTTTACGAAGAAATTCAACGGTAGTCTTAAAGTTTTTTGCATGAGGTCCATCTTGAGATCTCTTGAAACCCTTTGCTCTATTATGGAAGCTGTGTAATTTTGAATGAAGTTAAAGATGATCCTTATCACTACTATGACAGCTAAAAAGATAGACCATTTTACAACTTGAATCATTTCTTTTCTGGGAATTACGGTATCTATAAAATACTTGAAAATTATAGGATAAGGAAGAACGGTTAAAACCACTACCGTAGAAGATGCCAGCGCCAAGATCATTAAAGGCAAATATCTTTTGTAGTATTTGAATATGAATTGATTTTCTTTGTTAGGCATGATATTCTCCCATATAATATAATTGGGTAAATGCACAAAACTTGTGACAAATTATTTGGATACAAAAAGCAATAAGATAAAGCTCCTCATTCAGAGAAAGGAAAAAATGATTTCAAAAATTCTAGAATGAACGGCATAATATTCATGCCGGCAACACCTCCAATTTTGTGGGTTCAATAAAATTTTACAGCTGGTGTTGCCGGTTTTTCAATCTTTATGCCCTCTTTCAATGACCTGCTTACGTCTTTTTTGCTTTTTTAATCTTCACACACAACATGAGTGAGTGATTTATTCTAACCCCAAACTTTCTTTGAGCGTAAGGAATC
This genomic interval from Mesoaciditoga lauensis cd-1655R = DSM 25116 contains the following:
- a CDS encoding ABC transporter ATP-binding protein; the encoded protein is MPNKENQFIFKYYKRYLPLMILALASSTVVVLTVLPYPIIFKYFIDTVIPRKEMIQVVKWSIFLAVIVVIRIIFNFIQNYTASIIEQRVSRDLKMDLMQKTLRLPLNFFVKNNTGSIMSRILNDASRSVGFFRNYYLELYNSVFLIVASLILMFRIDWILSLLSLAILPALFLTTNGINKKMSTESRKMSKANQDVMKEVEEGLSAIETVKVDDLYKKVTNRFLEKLNAMLRINLNINKYGAFAGSMLTGLVAIGPILLLGVGTYIVIIGKTSIGSVVAITTFLTFLYEPVQKVALARTSIQMPKMILKNVKELLEQQEERLDGLKPTGYDISFENVAFSYDGKNQVLSDLSLKVKEGEFAAIIGKTGEGKSTILKLISKFYLPQKGDIKIGDNSIRDISGEELRNMIAYVNRNEYIFQGTIFENLTLSGKASKNDIDKVIKEVYLDEEVEKLGGYENALVGSKGTAISDGQKARIGMARAILKEPKIFLIDEILSTVNSKIESKIVENIRKEFPKASIVFVSHRMSSIKSADRIYLLENGKNVANGKYEEIKETEKFNSLFSEKT